The Daucus carota subsp. sativus chromosome 2, DH1 v3.0, whole genome shotgun sequence genome includes a window with the following:
- the LOC108205746 gene encoding cytochrome P450 87A3, with product MWSAALAITALVVISIMHWIYRWRNPRCNGVLPPGSMGLPLLGETLQFFAPSSSSDVHPFIKERLGRHGPIFRTSLVGRPLIVTADPDFSHYVLQKEGELFQSWYPDTFTEIFGKQNVGSLHGFMYKYLKGMVLSLFGPESLKNMLPEVEQAARRHLKIWSEQDSVEVKDSTATMIFDLTAKKLISHDPEKSSENLRENFVAFIKGLISFPINIPGTAYHKCLQGRKKAMKMLKHMLEERRVTPNRLQRDFFDYVLEELQKKDTVLTEAIALDLMFVLLFASFETTSLAITYAINILVDHPHVLKELTDEHDAILSKRQNLDDGLTWKEFKSMKFTMQFINETARLANIVPGVFRKALKDINFKGHTIPAGWAVMVCPPAVHLNPSAYKDPLVFNPRRWEEMERKGASKNFMAFGGGMRFCVGTDFTKVQMAVFLHCLVTKYRFLLVKGGDIIRTPGLQFPNGVHIKISGK from the exons ATGTGGTCTGCTGCATTAGCCATTACAGCTTTGGTAGTTATAAGTATTATGCACTGGATTTACAGATGGAGGAATCCTAGATGCAATGGAGTGCTACCCCCTGGTTCCATGGGCTTGCCACTACTAGGAGAAACACTTCAGTTTTTCGCCCCTAGCTCATCATCCGACGTTCATCCCTTCATTAAAGAAAGACTTGGAAG GCATGGACCAATTTTTCGGACTAGTTTAGTGGGACGACCACTTATAGTAACAGCAGATCCAGACTTTAGTCACTATGTTTTGCAAAAAGAGGGGGAATTGTTTCAGAGTTGGTATCCTGATACCTTCACTGAGATTTTTGGAAAGCAGAATGTAGGTTCATTGCACGGGTTCATGTACAAATACCTTAAGGGCATGGTACTGAGCCTGTTTGGTCCTGAAAGCCTAAAAAATATGCTTCCTGAAGTCGAACAGGCAGCAAGAAGACACCTGAAGATTTGGTCAGAACAGGACAGTGTAGAAGTGAAGGATAGTACTGCAACA ATGATATTTGATCTTACTGCTAAAAAATTGATCAGTCATGATCCAGAGAAATCATCAGAGAATTTAAGGGAGAATTTTGTAGCTTTTATAAAGGGGTTAATCTCCTTCCCGATCAACATACCTGGAACAGCTTATCACAAGTGTTTACAG GGACGAAAGAAGGCGATGAAGATGTTGAAGCATATGCTAGAAGAGAGACGGGTGACTCCTAATAGGCTTCAAAGAGATTTCTTTGATTACGTACTTGAAGAACTACAGAAAAAGGATACAGTCCTTACGGAAGCAATTGCTTTGGATTTGATGTTTGTGCTACTGTTTGCCAGCTTTGAGACAACCTCCCTCGCCATAACTTACGCGATCAACATTCTAGTGGATCATCCACACGTTCTGAAAGAATTAACA GATGAACATGATGCAATCCTAAGCAAAAGGCAAAACCTGGATGACGGACTCACATGGAAAGAATTCAAATCAATGAAATTTACAATGCAG TTCATCAATGAAACGGCTAGACTGGCAAATATAGTTCCAGGTGTATTCAGAAAAGCGCTCAAGGATATCAACTTTAAAG GACATACAATTCCAGCTGGTTGGGCAGTTATGGTCTGTCCTCCTGCGGTGCACCTGAACCCTTCCGCTTACAAAGATCCTCTTGTATTCAATCCACGGAGATGGGAG GAAATGGAACGAAAAGGTGCATCAAAAAATTTCATGGCATTCGGAGGTGGAATGAGATTTTGCGTTGGAACAGATTTCACCAAAGTGCAGATGGCTGTTTTCCTCCACTGTCTGGTCACGAAGTACAG GTTCCTGCTTGTCAAAGGAGGAGACATTATCCGTACTCCTGGTTTACAATTTCCCAATGGCGTCCATATTAAGATATCTGGAAAATGA
- the LOC108205783 gene encoding uncharacterized protein LOC108205783, which translates to MGLWQWTWASILLRLILIYFPHNVLNLSSRPELSTPLTSLRRLAEGYWLKQSSISPYAGSMYHGSPILLSLLGPLTVIRIEGLPAHILCSLVFVIADLASAMLIRAIGNILNVAYSRKLNTLKLGKLVDSPDFLPAGDIAALVYLWNPFTIVTCVGSSTSPIENFLILLTLYGACKRLPPLAAFGWVVSSHVALYPAILIIPVILLLGYGPDSPPRKLFFQRNPTRTVDDIPFEQSAHSSYFSWTSIVLFFFWVSVFASCVLFLCGLSVKEYGGLHEMIQRTYGFMLTVEDLSPNIGVLWYFFAEVFDFFRDFFLIVFHVNILFMLLPLAIRLNHRPCFLAFVYIAISSILKSYPSVGDSALYLGLLSLFVNELADMQFSFFLFSGYVGVSLLSPIMHNLWIWRGTGNANFYFATAMAYACFQIVLVVESVNAILNHDRKIRKLCTTTN; encoded by the exons ATGGGGTTGTGGCAATGGACATGGGCATCAATCTTGCTCAGATTAATTCTAATTTACTTCCCTCATAATGTCCTTAATTTATCGTCTCGTCCTGAACTTTCTACTCCTCTCACTAGTCTTCGTCGCt TGGCTGAAGGTTACTGGCTGAAGCAATCTTCTATTTCCCCTTATGCCG GTTCTATGTACCATGGATCCCCAATTTTACTATCTCTACTTGGTCCACTTACTGTTATAAG AATTGAAGGCCTACCTGCTCATATCTTGTGCAG TTTGGTATTTGTGATCGCAGATCTTGCCTCCGCTATGCTTATTCGTGCCATTGGCAACATTCTTAATGTGGCTTACAGTAGGAAGTTAAATACTCTAAAACTTGGCAAACTTGTAGACAGTCCAG ATTTTCTGCCAGCTGGAGATATTGCTGCTCTCGTGTACCTGTGGAATCCTTTTACCATAGTCACTTGTGTTGGTTCTTCAACCTCTCCAATTGAAAATTTCTTAATTCTCTTGACCCTTTATGGAGCCTGTAAGA GATTACCTCCTTTGGCAGCTTTTGGATGGGTCGTCTCTTCACATGTGGCTTTGTATCCAGCGATTCTTATTATACCA GTGATTCTTTTGTTAGGTTATGGTCCAGATTCACCGCCAAGGAAACTGTTCTTTCAAAGAAATCCAACTAGAACTGTAGATGATATTCCATTTGAACAGTCGGCACACTCAAGTTATTTCTCATGGACATCGATTGTGCTTTTCTTTTTCTGGGTATCTGTATTTGCATCATGTGTGTTGTTTCTATGCGGATTATCAGTGAAAGAATATGGTGGTCTTCATGAGATGATACAGAG AACATATGGCTTTATGCTCACGGTGGAAGACTTATCTCCCAATATCGGTGTCTTGTG GTACTTTTTTGCAgaagtttttgattttttcagaGATTTCTTTTTGATAGTTTTCCATGTCAATATTCTCTTCATGTTGCTGCCATTAGCCATAAGACTGAACCACCGGCCTTGCTTTCTGGCTTTTGTGTACATTGCAATCTCTTCAATTCTCAAATCATATCCTTCA GTAGGAGACTCGGCCCTGTATCTGGGTTTGTTGAGCTTGTTTGTCAATGAACTAGCAG ATATGCAGTTctctttcttcctcttttccggGTATGTGGGGGTTTCTCTTCTTAGCCCTATAATGCACAACCTATGGATATGGAGG GGGACTGGCAATGCCAACTTCTACTTTGCAACTGCAATGGCCTACGCTTGCTTCCAG ATTGTTCTGGTGGTCGAAAGTGTAAACGCCATTCTTAACCATGATAGAAAGATAAGAAAGCTCTGTACAACCACAAATTAA
- the LOC108205747 gene encoding uncharacterized protein LOC108205747, with translation MDGSDGSLEPRRMVFVTVGTTSFDTLVRAVDTQEVKEELSKRGYTDLVIQMGRGSYFPAKSSGEDGSLNVEYFTFSSSIADNLKEASLVISHAGSGSIFETLRLGKPLIVVVNEDLMDNHQSELAEELAERKHLFCARPQTLYNIIATMDLDALIPYESGDAMPVAKLINRFLGFPDD, from the exons ATGGATGGTAGTGACGGAAGTTTAGAGCCCAGGAGAATGGTTTTTGTTACAGTTGGAACAACCAGTTTTGATACTCTTGTTAGAGCAGTGGACACTCAGGAAGTTAAAGAAGAACTATCAAAAAGAGGATACACTGACCTTGTTATTCAAATGGGTCGTGGTTCCTACTTCCCTGCAAAG TCTAGTGGAGAAGATGGATCTCTGAATGTAGAGTATTTTACTTTTTCATCTAGCATCGCTGACAACCTGAAAGAAGCATCTCTAGTCATCAGTCATGCAG GCTCAGGTAGCATTTTTGAGACATTGCGGCTTGGTAAACCACTTATTGTGGTAGTAAATGAAGATTTGATGGATAACCATCAAAGTGAGTTAGCGGAAGAACTAGCAGAGAGAAAACATCTATTTTGTGCTCGTCCCCAAACGCTTTACAATATTATTGCAACTATGGATCTGGACGCTCTCATTCCATACGAATCAGGTGATGCCATGCCAGTAGCTAAACTCATAAATAGATTTCTGGGATTTCCTGATGACTAA